Genomic window (Tardiphaga sp. vice304):
GCAAGCGAAAGCCTGCTCGCCACCTTCGCCTCGGGGATCACCAAAGACGTCGCCGCGGTCCATGCTGCCTTGGTCCAGCCGTGGTCAAATGGCCAGACCGAAGGCCAGATCACCAAGCTCAAACTCGTTAAGCGACAGATGTACGGTAGAGCAAAGATCGATCTCCTTCAGGCAAGATTGATCGGCGCGACCTAAGCGGCGGTGAGTATCATCGAGATTGCGTCAGAGCCCCCTTTTGGGCGCCGATCCAGGGTCCCGATCCGATGCCGATTGACAGGATAACCTCTTTGGACGACTGTTTCAGGGCGAGGTGTAGGCGGACTGGTCTGTGAAGGGCGAATTGCTCTGACACGCATCAAGGAAACGAAACCGCTGTTCCTTCGGTCCCGCGTGCGGAAACGCGAACACATACTCGCAGCATCGGCCCGGTGGCCGCATTATATCTCACCCGTGACGTTTGCCGTCATCCGGCTTCGCGGACGTGCGACGTGCGAAAGCAAATTGTTGATTAAATAGTTCGCTCGCGGAGGTTGTGCGTGCAATAATTTTACGGCAGGATGCCATTGATCGCAGTGGCCGATGAGCGAGCATCATGCCTAAGACCGTCTACGTCACAATGGTCGCGGAGGTTCCTCTTGAAAGCCAAATGAACGTCATCGAAACCGCCCGCCGCTATGGCGATGTGGTGATAGGCCTGCTGACAGATCCAGCGCGTACGAAAGTTGACGGTGTGCTGCATCCGAACTACCAGTACCGCAAGCGAATTCTGGAAAATATCGCAGGCGTCAAGGAAGTCGTGTCACAGCAGAATTCGGATTACCTTCTGTCCTTGCGGCGGTTGAGGCCGGACTATCTGATCTGCGGCGACGAATGGCATGGCGAAGTGCACAGCAGCCATCGGGAGGAAGCGTTGGCGGCGATGCTCGAATGGCGTGGACAGATCATCGAGATCGCTTACGCCAGTGGAGCCAGTGACCGTCTTCCCGTTTTCGACGTCGTGCTGGGAACCACTCCGACGGTCCGTCTACGCCAGCTGCGCCGACAACTGGCCGGATCTGGCTTTGTGCGCGTACTGGAAGTGCACAGCCCTCTATCCGGACTGATTGTCGAATCTATCGCCGCCGAGCGCGACGGTCGGTCGGTCGGGTTCGATGCGATGTGGTCATCGAGCCTCGTTGATTCCACAGTCAGGGGAAAGCCCGATACTGAAGCAGTGGACCACAGCGCGCGCTTTGCCGGGATCAACGATCTGTTCGAGGTCACCACCAAGCCGCTCATCTACGATGCCGACACCGGTGGGCGCGCCGAACACTTCGCATTCACCGTACGCTCACTCGAACGCTTGGGTGTATCCGCCGTCATCGTCGAAGACAAGATCGGCTTGAAACGCAATTCGTTGCTCGGCAACGACGTGACGCAGACCCGCGAGAGCGTGGAGAATTTCTGCCACAAGATCAGCGTGGGAAAGGCGGCGCAGGCGACCGGCGACTTCGCCATTATCGGTCGGATAGAGAGCTTCATTCTCAATGCCGGGCTCGATGACGCGCTCTTTCGGGCAAGGGAATATGTCGCGGCCGGTGCCGACGGGATCATGATTCACAGCCGCAGCAAGGAGCCCGATGAAATCTTCGCCTTCTGCGAAAAATTCCGCAAAGCGGATACTGAAACATTCCTGGTTGCGGTACCGACAAGTTACAGCGGCGTCTATGAGCATGAACTCAGGGCGCGCGGGATAAATGTTGTGATCTATGCCAACCATCTTCTACGCGCCGCCTATCCAGCGATGATGCAGGTGGCAAGGGCTATCCTGGAAAATAGCCGCTGTCGGGAGGCCGATTCCTTGTGTATGTCGGTCGACAGCATTCTGCGGCTCATTCCTGGAACCGCATGAGATGATCGACCCATCGGCTTTCATCGCATTCCTGCGAAACTGTCAGATTACTTTTTTTGTCGGCGTGCCGGATTCGCTTTTGCTGCCCTTTAGCGCCTGCCTGGCCGGAGCCGTGCCCGGTGAGCGTCATGTGATCGCCGCCAACGAGGGCAGCGCCATAGGGCTTGCTGCCGGCTATCATCTGGCCACCGGCGCCATAGGCTGCGTCTACATGCAGAATTCGGGGCTGGGCAACGCGATCAATCCGCTGACCTCGCTCATGGATGCGGAGGTCTACGCGATACCGGCCTTGTTGCTGATCGGTTGGCGCGGCGAAATGCGTGACGGAAAGCAAATCGAAGATGAGCCGCAGCACGCCAAGCAAGGTCGAATAACGCTCGGCCTGCTGGAATGCCTCGACATCCCTTACGTCGTGCTGCAAGCGGAGACCACGGGGGTCGAGCAGGTCGTCGGCGAGCTTGTCGATCGGGCAGGTGCGGAATCGCGCCCCGTCGCTTTGGTCGTGCGCCGTGACACGTTCAGCGGTAGCAAAGCCGATCTCCCGATGTCGCCATATTCCTTGTCGCGCGCAGACGGCGTGAAAGCGGTGCTGGAGGGCCTCCCGCAAGACGCGGTCATTGTATCGACCACCGGAAAGGTGTCGCGCGAACTTTATGAAATGCGGGTCATCGACGGGGCCGATCCGACGCGTGATTTTCTGACGGTCGGCTCCATGGGACACGCATTGCAGATCGCATCCGGTATCGCTCTGGCGCGACCGGACAAAACAATCGTCTGCATTGACGGCGATGGCGCCCTGATCATGCATATGGGGGGAATGGCAACCAGCGCCGCGATACCGAACCTGTTGCACGTTGTCATGAACAACGGCGCGCATGAATCCGTCGGCGGCGCGCCGACCAGGGGGTTTGCGATCGATCTGCCGGCTGTGGCGCGCGCCTGCGGCTACACTACCGTTCAGCAAGCGACCAGCGGCGCTGAGGTTGGTTATGCCGTACGAAACGCGCTTGCCGCGCGCGGTTCAGCCTTTGTTGAGATTCGCACCAACTTGCAGTCCCGGATTGATCTCGCGCGCCCCAAGACTGCGCCTCGTCTTGCCAAGCAGGAATTCATGCGCTGCTTTGAGCCCGTCGCTGATTGAATTGGAGCTGATTCGGCCATGGTGCAGGGGCGAAGCGGCAGGTTCGGCACCGGTCAGGACTTTGACCTTGCAGCTCTGGGGGACGCGCTTTCCCGATCGGCATTGGGCGAATGGGTCGCATGCTTCGATCCGTTGTGCCCCAGGCCGTCCGCATGGGATCTCTACCGCGACCGAGTTCCAACGGAGATGCGGCCGCTGGTCGATCTGTTCCTCTTGAACAGACCCGTGGAGCGCGAGGCGCTGCCGGAGAATATCGGAAATCTCATCCCCGGTATGGTCAGTCTAGGCATTGCCACCGAAGACCGCGGGCACGCCTGGATGACGTGTGGGCTGGTCGTCTTCCCGGTTTTCGGCAAATGGCTGTTATGCCAGCCGCCGGGGCCCAATCCGAAATTCTATTTCGGCGACGACTCACTGGGACTGCTGACTCGTATCCTGCCACGGGCCGGCGGGCGGTGCCTCGATCTCTGCGCCGGTCCGGGCCTGCTCGCTTTGCACAGCGCCGTCGTTGCGGGTTGCGTGACCGCGGTCGAATCCGATCCTGACGCTGTGCAGCTCGCACAATTCAACGCCGCGCTCAACAGGCTGTCGCATCGTGTGGAAGTGCTTCAGGGGGACCTCTTTGAGCCGGTGCGGGGGCGGCAGTTCGACACGGTCATCGCCAACCCGCCGATGTTGCCCTATCCGGAAGAACTGGCCGGTCCCTCGATCGGCCATGGTGGCCCCGATGGGCTCCGCGTCACCCGTCGGATACTGGCAGGACTGCCTGAAGCGTTGAGCGAAACCGGAACGGCGCAAATGATCGGAACATGTCTCAGCGACGGCGCGACCCCGATCGGCCTTGAACAATTGCGGGCCGCGGGCGGCAAACGGTTGAACCTCACAGTGAGCATCCTGTCGCATCACGCTTTGTCGGCAGCGGATCCGTTTTTGCACGCCCTCATCGCGACTGTTGCCGCGATCGCCAGCGAGAGGGAAGCGATCATACGCCAATCCTATTCCGCGTTGCTGATGCGCGCTCGCGCAAGCCACTTGTGCAATTTCTTCATTCACGCGGTCCATGGCGACGGGCAATTGCGTCTGATCGACGCGGCGCGTTGGAATCAGAGCGGGCAATGGTACACTAGGAACTAGCGTTCTCGCCGGCCGTTGTGGTGGCTGCCTGGCGATGGTTGTGAACGGGCCGCGACCTCGCAATCCCAGAATATCAGGCGAAAAGTCGGCCGCTGCTCGCCAAATGCCTTTGACTCCGCATTGACAAAAATACCCGCACAGGTTTAGTTTGTAAGAAGTGCGACCTTACGGTTTTAGCGTGAGCCGCGATGCATCAATCTGGAAGATCAATTGAACAGGACTATCCGCGCCTGCGGTCTTTAATCAGAGACCCATCGGTTGCATGGGATATCAATACGATTTCGCGGGACGCCGCCTTGTACGCCCTGAGTGCGGACTTCCTGCGGGAGCTGAATAAAAACAGGCGGCTCCTTGATCAGGAGATTCCGCTCGAAGGGTGCGACGTCGACAACACTGCGTTTCCGGTGCTGAGGCGTGAGACGGAGCACATCCGAAAAAATCTGATCGAGCGCGGATTTGGCTTCGCCATTCTGCGCGGGCTGGATCCAACGTCCTACACTCAGCTAGAATTGGAAAATGCCTATTGGCGCATTTGCGCCGAACTCGGTACGCCATTTGTTCAGAAGGCGCACAATGTCAGATTTGGCCGTGTCGAAGATCTGAGCCTGTCGGAGGAGGCGCGTCCGCGTTATCATGAGACCGGGACCGGTGGCTCGATCCATACCGATAGCCCCATCATGCCGCGGGTGGCCGACTTTGTCGGCCTTCTTTGTGTCAGAGTGGCTATTCAAGGGGGGCAGAGCAAGTTCGTCAGTGTCGCGCGGGTGCACAATATCCTCTTGCAGCACGCCAGCGATCTGTTGGCGGAGCTTTATCAGCCGTTTTACTTTGACCGCCGGATCAAGGTGACCGACGTATCGCCGCAGAACCCGGCGCTATTGCTGGAGCCGATCTTCACCTATGAGCCCGCGCTGGGCGATCGCGGCCTCAAGCTGCGTTGGCAGCCAGAATATGTCTGGGGAGCCCCACAATTGGCGGGCGTCCCCCCGCTGAACGAGAAGCAGCGGCTGGCGCTGCATCTGTTGGAAGGCCTGCTCGAAGACCGCACCGGTGCCATCACAGTCTGCATGACCATGCAGCCGGGCGACATTCAGCTGGTCAACAACCGTGTGCTGGCCCACGGCAGGACGCCGTTCTTCGATCATCGCCTTTCAGACAATCCGGCAAAGTCCGATCCCGAGCGGCGAAGATTGATGCGCCGGGTCTGGATGCACCGCTTTGATTGAGATCCCCTGCTCATCCACAAACGCAAACGCCCGAAGCGGAAGGCGCATCGGATGAGAGCGCTGATCCTTGCGGCCGGCAGGGGCACACGGCTTGAGGCGGTCAATGGAGGCCTCCCGAAAGGGCTCGTCGAGGTTGGCGGAAAACCGATACTCGATCGGCAAATAGAGCTGCTGGAGTCGCTGGACGTTGACCGGATTTGCATCGCGACCGGCTATAATTACGAATTGATTGAGAAGCGCTATGGCGAGCGGGTTGACTATCGTTACAATCCGTTTTTCGAGCATGGCAACAATATCGTGAGCTTTATGTTCGCGCGTGACTGGATCGATGGCGATCTCGTCGTGCTATATGCGGATCTGATCTACGAGCCCGCGATACTGGATGCGGCGCTCAATTCTACTGCTGATATCGGAATGGTCGTGGACCGCAACGCGGTCGAGCGTGGACACGCCCTGGTGTCTGTTGAGAATGGAAAGATTACGCGCGTTGGCACGGAGCTCGGCGAAAGCGAGGCCCATGCCCGCTTCATCGGCATCGCGAAATATTCGACCGATGGTCTGAACGCGATGCTTCCGGAGATCGAAAGCGCGGTAAAGGCCGGCAAGACGGACCAGTATTACATCATCGGCGCAAGGTCGCTTATGACACGGGGCTATCCGGTCGTTCCGGTCGATATCAGCGGTCGAAAGTGGCTTGAGATTGACTTCCCGGAGGATCTGGAACGCGCTCGCCGTGAATGGGCGTGATGGATGTGCGGCATTTTCGGAATCGCGTCCGTTTCCGCGCTCGCTGAATCCCGGTGCCTATTGGAGGCGCTGACCGATCGACTGCAACACCGCGGACCCGACGAGCGCGGCAGCTACCTCGATGACACCGTATTCCTCGGCCACCGCCGCTTGTCCATCATCGATCTGCGGGGCGGCCGTCAGCCGATGACGGCATGTGACGGTCGATATGTCATTGTCTACAATGGCGAGCTTTACAACTTCAGGGAGGTGCGTGCCGCGCTCGAAAATCGCGGGCTGTAGCGCGACAATCAGGATGAGAATCCCGCGACAATCAGGATGAGAATGCGCCGCTGCTGGGGTGACGAAGGGAGGGCGTAGCCCGACCGGAGGCACCCCAGCAGCGGCGTGTCGGCCCGAAGGGGCCTCATTGGCGGTAACGGCGGCTGGTAAAGCATCGGCTTCTCCTTCGAGAGGACCAGTGCTTTGGCCGGCCGGCATGTCACCGATCAACAAATGAGGCTTTTCATGAGCTTGCGTCGCAACCATTCGCCAGCCGTCGCCGCTGCAAAGGCTGGTTTCAGCACCTCCGCCGCCTACCGATACGAGAAGGATCCCCGACTTCCGACCCAGAAGAAGGCGCGCCGCGCACGCCGTCGAGCCGATCCGTTCATCGACGTTTGGGAGAACGAAGTTCTGCCGATACTGAGGGCCGCCCCCGGATTGCGGCCGATCGCCGTGTTCGAGGAACTATGCCGGCGGCATCCGGAACTGGGTTCTGGAACGCGGCGGACGCTCGAGCGGCGCATTCGGGCATGGCGGGCGGTGAACGGGCCGGATCGGGAGGTGATCTTCCGTCAGGAACATCCGCCGGGTCGCATGGGGTTGTCGGACTTCACCGAGGTCGCCGATCTCGGCGTCACCATTGCGGGCCAGTTGCTGGACTGCCGGCTCTATCACTTCCGGCTGCCTTTCTCCGGCTTCGAACACGCCCACGTCGTGCTCGGTGGCGAAAGCTTTGTCGCGCTGGCGGAAGGCTTGCAGAACGCGCTGTGGTCGCTGGGCGGGGTTCCGGAGCAGCACCGCAGCGACAGCCTGTCGGCCGCGTTCCGCAATCTCGGAGCCGATGCCAAGGAGGATTTGACGACGCGCTATGAGGCGTTCTGCGGCCATTACGGCATGACGCCGACCCGCAACAATCCCGGCGTATCGCATGAGAACGGCTCGATCGAAAGTGCGCATGGCCATCTCAAGAGAGCGCTGGCCGATGCCCTGCTGCTGCGTGCCTCACGCGACTTCGACGATCTTGCGGCCTGGCGGGGTTTTGTCGACGAGATCGTTGGCCGCGGCAACGCGCGCAATGCCAAGCGTATCGATCAGGAGCGGACGGCGCTGAAGAAACTGCCGGTGCGCAAGACCGCCGATTATGAGGAGGTCAACGTCGACGTCACGACCTCCAGCGCCTTCACGTTGCGCAAGGTGTTTTACTCGGTCCCATCCCGCCTGATCGGTCACCGGCTGCGCGTACGTCTTTATGACGACCGGCTCGAATGCTTCCAGGGCGCCACGCACATCATCACCTTGCGACGCGGGCGAACCCAGCCCAACGGCAAACACGGCCACGTCATCGACTATCGCCATGTCATCCATTCGCTGCGCCGCAAACCGATGGCGCTGCTCAATCTGGTCTATCGCGACCAGTTGTTCCCCCGCCGCGTCTACGCCCGTGCGTTCGACGCCTTGCTCGCCGGCATTGGCGAAAGACCAGCCTGCCGTGCCATGGTCGGGCTTCTGGCGCTCGCACATGAACGGGCCTGCGAGGCGGAGCTCGGTGCCGTGCTGCAAGCCACGCTCGACGACGGCATCCTGCCGGATCTCAAGGCGCTGATCGAACGCTTCCGACCGAAGGGCATGGCACTACCGGTCGTCGTCGTCACGCTGCCCTCGCTCGCTATCTACGACCAGATTGCCGCGGCTGTGGGAGAAGCCGCATGAACGCGACCGTCAAGATCGACGCCGCCCGTGTCGAATTGCTGCTCAGCGAACTGCGTCTGCCCGGCATCAAGCTGATCTGGGCCGCCCTGGCGGAAACCGCCGATAAGGAAGGCTGGCCCGCCGCCCGCTTCCTGGCGGCCCTGGCTGAACAGGAGATGGTGGAGCGAAACCGTCGTCGCTTCGAGCGTCATCTGGATGAAGCCCGCCTGCCGCCGGGCAAGACCCTCGCTGCATTCGACTTCGATGCCGTGCCGATGATCTCAAAGGCGCAGGTGCAGGCTCTCGCCGCCGGTGACGCCTGGCTCGACAAGGGCGCCAATCTGTTGTGTTTTGGTCCCCCTGGCGGCGGCAAATCGCATCTGGCAGCGGCGCTCGGCATGGCCCTGATCGAAAACGGTTGGCGCGTGTTGTTCACCAGAACCACCGATCTCGTGCAAAAGCTCCAGATCGCGCGCCGCGATCTCACGCTTGAAGCGGCGATCGCCAAACTCGACAAATATCACCTGCTGATCCTCGACGATCTGGCCTATGTGACCAAGGATCAAGCGGAGACCAGCGTTCTGTTCGAGTTGATCAGCGCTCGCTACGAACGCCGCTCGATGCTGATCACCGCCAATCAGCCATTCGGTGAATGGGGAAAAATCTTCCCGGATCAAGCTATGACCCTCGCGGCGATCGACCGCCTCGTCCATCACGCCACGATCCTCGAAATGAATGTCGACAGCTATCGCCGGAAAGAGGCTCTCGACAAGGCTCGTGGAGCCGGACGACCGCCAACGCGCGCGACAATCAAAGCGTCATCCTGATTGTCGCTCCACGACAATCAACTCTACAGCACGCGATTATCGCTTGCGTTATCGTCAGGCCGCGACAATCATCCCCACGCCGCGACCGCTAAATTGCCATCCTGATTGTCGCGCTTCCCATCCAGATTGACGCGCTACAGCGGGCATCGATTCAAGACCGAAAGCGACACCGAAGTCATCCTTCGCGCCTTTGCCGAGTGGGGCGCGGCGTGCGTCACGCGCTTCAATGGCATGTTCGCCTTTGCCATCTGGGATGGGCTAAAGCGAGCGTTGTTTCTGGCCCGCGACCGGCTCGGCATCAAGCCGCTTTACTACAGCGTCATAGGGGAGCGGCTTGTTTTTGCCTCGGAAATGAAAGCGATCACGGCGCACCCTGATTTTCAGCAGCGCGCCAACTTGGCGGCCCTGTCGAGTTATTTGAGCTTTCGCAGCGTGCTGGGTGAAGATACCGTCTTTGTCGGGTTGAAATCCTTGCAGCCGGGTCATCACCTGCTCTTTGCCGACGGTCGTGTCGGTATCAGGCAATATTGGGACATCCCGCATTCGCTTCCACGGACAGACAAGGGCGAAGACTATTATCTGACGACGCTGACGGAGAAGCTGTCGCAGGTGATCAGGCGTCATCTGGTCAGTGATGTTCCCGTTGGCGCATACCTCAGCGGTGGCCTCGACTCCAGTCTGATGGTTGCTATCATGGCCGAATACCACGCCGGACCGCTCAGGACCTATTCGGTCGGCTTCGACGTCGAAGGTTATGACGAGGGTGCTCATGCCGAGGTAGTAAGTCAACATCTCGGAACCCAGCACCGGCATCTGACTTTTGGTGCCGATAAATATATTGCGATGATGGACGGCATGATCCAGCACCGCGACCAGCCACTGTCGATTCCTCACGAAGTGGCGTTGTGCGCGCTGTCGCATGAGTTGAAGAAGGACGTCACCGTATGTCTGTCCGGGGAGGGGGCGGACGAACTGTTCGGCGGCTATGGCCGCGTCCAGAGGTCGCCGATGGACTACCGGAAGCTGGCGTTCTACCAGCGGCTGCCGACGCCGCTGCAGGCCCTGATCAAATTAACCCTTCATGATCCCGATGTCATTCAGCGTCTTGGCTTGAAGGACGACGTGGCGCATCTCCTCCATGTCTATCACTGGTGGCCGCTCGCTGCGAAGTGGGATATATTCAGCGACCAGGTCAATGCGGAACTCGATTTCGACCGCGCATTCCTGTCCCGCTGTCACGCCGTTCTTGACGCGACGCGAAGCGACGATGCGTATGACCGCGTGTTCTACTTCTTCGAGAAAATCCATTTGTTGAACTTGCTCGACCGTCTGGATGTGCAGAGCATGACCGCCTCGGTCGAGGCGCGGGTGCCGTTTGTCGACCACGAGCTGGTGGAGTTTGTCTGGTCCATTCCACTCAAGTACAAAATGCGCTGGAAATCGCCGCTGCACAGGCTCAGGGCCTGCTTTACGAAGAGCGAGAATGCTAGCGAGCACCTCGACGTCAGCAAATATCTCCTGCGCAGGGTCGCCGATGGGAAGCTGCCGCCGCAGATTTCGCGCCGTAAAAAGCTTGGCTTTCCGGTGCCGCTTGATGCCTGGTTCGGTGGTTCGCTGCAGAATTTCGCGCGTGAGATCCTGCTTGACGGCTGCACGCGGCGGCGCGGAATCTTCAATATGAAGAATGTCGAAGATCTTCTGCTGAACCCGCAGCACCTGGCGTACGATTTCTACGGCAAGCGGATCTGGATGCTGCTGAATGTCGAGTTGTGGTTCCGCGCGCATATTGACCGGGCCGTATCCATGTAGCGCGGCGTGAAGCGCGGAAAGACAGTCGAGAGCGAATTCAATGGATGGAAGCGTGTCCCGTCCGAATGGACAACCTATTGAAAGCTCACATCTAGAGCGCGAGCGTCGCCGGTTCGCCACATTTCCAGGTCGCACGGGCCTCCCCGATCCGCCGCACCAATTCGGCGACCAGCGCATCGAGGGACTGCGTACCATCGATTTCCTGCCATCCCAGACGCTGCGACCAGGAGTCTAGTCGTTCCAGAATGCGTCGCTGGTGCTGCAGGAAACTTTCGGGATGGCAGGCCGGATCCATGCCGCACTCATAGGCGACCAGATCGTCGTGCTTGCGCCGGTACATTTCCTCGGGGCGCAGCTTGATGTAAAGCGTGATGTCCGGCTGCGGCAACAGACTCGCAGTGGCCAATGCCGCCTTCTCGTCCGCCCCGAAGATGATCTCGGCAGCAGTGTGCTTCATCCAGTAGCTGTCGTAAATGATTACCCGGCTGGCGTCGGCCTGATCCAGATGAGACGACACCGTAACCGCCATCGACCACAGCATGAAGAGAAGGCGCGCCGTTGCTGTCGGCA
Coding sequences:
- the aepX gene encoding phosphoenolpyruvate mutase, whose translation is MPKTVYVTMVAEVPLESQMNVIETARRYGDVVIGLLTDPARTKVDGVLHPNYQYRKRILENIAGVKEVVSQQNSDYLLSLRRLRPDYLICGDEWHGEVHSSHREEALAAMLEWRGQIIEIAYASGASDRLPVFDVVLGTTPTVRLRQLRRQLAGSGFVRVLEVHSPLSGLIVESIAAERDGRSVGFDAMWSSSLVDSTVRGKPDTEAVDHSARFAGINDLFEVTTKPLIYDADTGGRAEHFAFTVRSLERLGVSAVIVEDKIGLKRNSLLGNDVTQTRESVENFCHKISVGKAAQATGDFAIIGRIESFILNAGLDDALFRAREYVAAGADGIMIHSRSKEPDEIFAFCEKFRKADTETFLVAVPTSYSGVYEHELRARGINVVIYANHLLRAAYPAMMQVARAILENSRCREADSLCMSVDSILRLIPGTA
- the aepY gene encoding phosphonopyruvate decarboxylase, which translates into the protein MIDPSAFIAFLRNCQITFFVGVPDSLLLPFSACLAGAVPGERHVIAANEGSAIGLAAGYHLATGAIGCVYMQNSGLGNAINPLTSLMDAEVYAIPALLLIGWRGEMRDGKQIEDEPQHAKQGRITLGLLECLDIPYVVLQAETTGVEQVVGELVDRAGAESRPVALVVRRDTFSGSKADLPMSPYSLSRADGVKAVLEGLPQDAVIVSTTGKVSRELYEMRVIDGADPTRDFLTVGSMGHALQIASGIALARPDKTIVCIDGDGALIMHMGGMATSAAIPNLLHVVMNNGAHESVGGAPTRGFAIDLPAVARACGYTTVQQATSGAEVGYAVRNALAARGSAFVEIRTNLQSRIDLARPKTAPRLAKQEFMRCFEPVAD
- a CDS encoding methyltransferase, whose translation is MRPLVDLFLLNRPVEREALPENIGNLIPGMVSLGIATEDRGHAWMTCGLVVFPVFGKWLLCQPPGPNPKFYFGDDSLGLLTRILPRAGGRCLDLCAGPGLLALHSAVVAGCVTAVESDPDAVQLAQFNAALNRLSHRVEVLQGDLFEPVRGRQFDTVIANPPMLPYPEELAGPSIGHGGPDGLRVTRRILAGLPEALSETGTAQMIGTCLSDGATPIGLEQLRAAGGKRLNLTVSILSHHALSAADPFLHALIATVAAIASEREAIIRQSYSALLMRARASHLCNFFIHAVHGDGQLRLIDAARWNQSGQWYTRN
- a CDS encoding TauD/TfdA family dioxygenase codes for the protein MYALSADFLRELNKNRRLLDQEIPLEGCDVDNTAFPVLRRETEHIRKNLIERGFGFAILRGLDPTSYTQLELENAYWRICAELGTPFVQKAHNVRFGRVEDLSLSEEARPRYHETGTGGSIHTDSPIMPRVADFVGLLCVRVAIQGGQSKFVSVARVHNILLQHASDLLAELYQPFYFDRRIKVTDVSPQNPALLLEPIFTYEPALGDRGLKLRWQPEYVWGAPQLAGVPPLNEKQRLALHLLEGLLEDRTGAITVCMTMQPGDIQLVNNRVLAHGRTPFFDHRLSDNPAKSDPERRRLMRRVWMHRFD
- a CDS encoding phosphocholine cytidylyltransferase family protein, with protein sequence MRALILAAGRGTRLEAVNGGLPKGLVEVGGKPILDRQIELLESLDVDRICIATGYNYELIEKRYGERVDYRYNPFFEHGNNIVSFMFARDWIDGDLVVLYADLIYEPAILDAALNSTADIGMVVDRNAVERGHALVSVENGKITRVGTELGESEAHARFIGIAKYSTDGLNAMLPEIESAVKAGKTDQYYIIGARSLMTRGYPVVPVDISGRKWLEIDFPEDLERARREWA
- the istA gene encoding IS21 family transposase translates to MAGRHVTDQQMRLFMSLRRNHSPAVAAAKAGFSTSAAYRYEKDPRLPTQKKARRARRRADPFIDVWENEVLPILRAAPGLRPIAVFEELCRRHPELGSGTRRTLERRIRAWRAVNGPDREVIFRQEHPPGRMGLSDFTEVADLGVTIAGQLLDCRLYHFRLPFSGFEHAHVVLGGESFVALAEGLQNALWSLGGVPEQHRSDSLSAAFRNLGADAKEDLTTRYEAFCGHYGMTPTRNNPGVSHENGSIESAHGHLKRALADALLLRASRDFDDLAAWRGFVDEIVGRGNARNAKRIDQERTALKKLPVRKTADYEEVNVDVTTSSAFTLRKVFYSVPSRLIGHRLRVRLYDDRLECFQGATHIITLRRGRTQPNGKHGHVIDYRHVIHSLRRKPMALLNLVYRDQLFPRRVYARAFDALLAGIGERPACRAMVGLLALAHERACEAELGAVLQATLDDGILPDLKALIERFRPKGMALPVVVVTLPSLAIYDQIAAAVGEAA
- the istB gene encoding IS21-like element helper ATPase IstB; this encodes MNATVKIDAARVELLLSELRLPGIKLIWAALAETADKEGWPAARFLAALAEQEMVERNRRRFERHLDEARLPPGKTLAAFDFDAVPMISKAQVQALAAGDAWLDKGANLLCFGPPGGGKSHLAAALGMALIENGWRVLFTRTTDLVQKLQIARRDLTLEAAIAKLDKYHLLILDDLAYVTKDQAETSVLFELISARYERRSMLITANQPFGEWGKIFPDQAMTLAAIDRLVHHATILEMNVDSYRRKEALDKARGAGRPPTRATIKASS
- the asnB gene encoding asparagine synthase (glutamine-hydrolyzing) — its product is MTRYSGHRFKTESDTEVILRAFAEWGAACVTRFNGMFAFAIWDGLKRALFLARDRLGIKPLYYSVIGERLVFASEMKAITAHPDFQQRANLAALSSYLSFRSVLGEDTVFVGLKSLQPGHHLLFADGRVGIRQYWDIPHSLPRTDKGEDYYLTTLTEKLSQVIRRHLVSDVPVGAYLSGGLDSSLMVAIMAEYHAGPLRTYSVGFDVEGYDEGAHAEVVSQHLGTQHRHLTFGADKYIAMMDGMIQHRDQPLSIPHEVALCALSHELKKDVTVCLSGEGADELFGGYGRVQRSPMDYRKLAFYQRLPTPLQALIKLTLHDPDVIQRLGLKDDVAHLLHVYHWWPLAAKWDIFSDQVNAELDFDRAFLSRCHAVLDATRSDDAYDRVFYFFEKIHLLNLLDRLDVQSMTASVEARVPFVDHELVEFVWSIPLKYKMRWKSPLHRLRACFTKSENASEHLDVSKYLLRRVADGKLPPQISRRKKLGFPVPLDAWFGGSLQNFAREILLDGCTRRRGIFNMKNVEDLLLNPQHLAYDFYGKRIWMLLNVELWFRAHIDRAVSM
- a CDS encoding thymidylate kinase, which produces MLVAIAGADGAGKTTLSRQVEQALLHMGVEAVRLDRFDILNPTLSPASAFIDTDVQTLRNSVLQMPTATARLLFMLWSMAVTVSSHLDQADASRVIIYDSYWMKHTAAEIIFGADEKAALATASLLPQPDITLYIKLRPEEMYRRKHDDLVAYECGMDPACHPESFLQHQRRILERLDSWSQRLGWQEIDGTQSLDALVAELVRRIGEARATWKCGEPATLAL